The genomic window ATTTAAATCCATGTGTCCGCAATGTATTATGCAactctttaatatttacaggttcatattgcaatattttattgtgcaaATCTTTATCAACATCAAGTAATCCCGTAAAGGCTTCTAGGATGTTGGGTGGATTTTCCAGTAATGATTCAGTTTCAGAAAGTTCCATTTCTTTTCCAATTGGATCTTTTCCAGAACTTATATCACTATCACTGCAACTGacatagataatattatcatagtgactatataacataaattttaattgcattatttggaaaaatttaatatttatacctaTTTTGAGAACAAAGTAATTTGTCATCACTGTCTTCTGTATCACACAATTTTTCTAAACTATTATTATCCATATTTCGTTTCTTCGATGGTGGACCCTCATCTTCATCGCTTGAAATTTCAGTGACTTCCTGCATTGATGTTATTTCAGCTATAGGTACTAAAGGGTGAAGTTCATTATAAATGtgcgttaataattttacagccCTGCCACGTTTTTGTACCTTTAATCCgtatttcttcatttctttctagaaattaaataatatgctttttagaaattaaataatctaagaatattaatagataatagataattaatagataatagattaaataatctaagaataataaaaaataagctaagaaaaaaaatcacacttTCATAACAGTTTATTGTTATCAATAAACTTACGTGTAATTCAGGAGTTTTCATGCCAGTGTAATCAGGTGGAGGTGTAAcatctttttcaataattttaagtgCAGTTTTCATATTTCCTATGTTattgtaattacatttaaattgcatAGATGCATATGTAGATGCTTCTCGATTATAATgcttatttatgttaatttgtCCCTCAGATAAGGATTTCCTTTTAAATTTCCTAATGCTTGCAAAATTTTGTGTCAAAAACATGgcattattatctaatttttcacAGACAGGTATGATATCACTATTGATTGTTGGATTGTTAACtctaatattttcatcattatttttattatcgcgtcTGTGCGCACTATGCTTCTTCAATTCTGTCACATTTAATACACTAGTTGATTGACTCTTTTCCAAAACGTGCTTCCCATACATATCAATATCAACATTTGCAAGATATATTTcatcttcaaaattaatagaaaatttgtcCGATTTTCTTGATTCACGAATATTTGTTTCTGATATGGATTCACCACAATGTTCATTTAAGAGTAAGTTTTCTACATCTAAAAACTCTGGACTAGAAAGCACCATAATCGGGCTCGAAATAGATTTTTCCTTTTGATCATCATTCGTTTCattaaatctgaattttttctgcatgaaaatcatattacaatctttattattagatgCCACATCTGTATTGCTAGCATTAAATTCCTCTCGATCTGATTTAGTTGaactattaatatctttttcctcCTCTAAATCTGTGATTATggcttttgaaatatttccaatttGGACGAAttgattactttttttattttctatatcttgGTTGTCATATTCTGATGTTCTTTTAGACTGCTGCATAGAACGAGACATAATATCTTCATAATCAGAGTCATCTTTCTTCAAAGCAATGGGATGGCTAACATTAGAAGATATGCTTTCAACTTCCGTATCTGATGAAACAATTATATCTGTTTCTTTCTGTGCTAAAACAGATTTATCCAAAACACCATTTTCAGTATCATTAGTGATATCACTGTTTCTAGTGACTGAATCAGATAATGTACTTTTGTTAGATAAACTATCATTCAATCCAGTTTTCCTGATTGCTGCACGATAGTTTGCTATACTATTCTCTTTATGATCTTTCATGTACCTAGAATACATAGAAATTTCTTCGTCGTCCGTTTCTACATCAAGAACAGTTTCGTTAAGCGATTGATTCACTGTTTCAATATGTGAGCATCTTGCTGATAATGTTATAGggattgcaattttttccgAAATATTAACATCTTTCTCAGTTGATGAAGTGAAGCTTTGTGTATTATTACACGAAGATTTCATTGTCGTCTTGGATGTAGGAACCATATGCAAAGTATTAATCTGTTTAATATCTACATCATTATTAGAAAGATGAGTATAAAATTCTGGATTTTTATCGGCATACGATTGCATATGCTGCTCTATTATACTTAATCGACTAGGTTTTTTTTCTGCCTCAATTAACTGttcaatattatcattataagaTTGAgaatcttcaaaattattatatctatttatatgaaatggaTTCTTATGTTTCATAGGAGATATTTCTACAGGATATTGTATATCAGAATCTAAATCCAAATCCAGTTTCGCATTTTGTCTTTCCATCTCTTCGATGAATAATGTAAGATTACTTTTctgttttgttaattttaaggaaGAATCCTGGATAGATTTCGACTTACTGCTTTGAGGAGTATCGATTAAAGAATTTTCGTATTTATTGTCAATAAATAGCTTTTGAGAGTTCGATTCAAAATCTGAATGAATTTCCATTACATTTTGTTCCACATTATCCAAATTGATAGGTATATCTTTGCCTAATTGCGAATATTCTGTGCTCTGTTTTTTTTCAGTTAATGATGTTTGACTGCAGATATCAACATCTTTATCTTGTTtgattaaactaaataatatgtgaatattAGAATCTTCATGATTTTCATGATTAGAGTGTACTATGGATTTACGTATCATTATATCAGGTGTATCATCAAACATATCAGGTGATGCagtaaaaatttccaaatttgTGGGTGTGTTACTTCTGGAATTTGTATCTTCTGATATTCTTATCAAAGTAGGTTTTTCATCTTTCAAAAGGCAAGAGTTCTTTGCAGATATGTAATTATCTTCAAAAGAatgtaaattatcattattctcTTGTGATAACATTTTTTGAGGACACTGAACGTTTTCTGAgtcatatatatgatttggTGATGCATTAATAGAAGACTTGCTTATGTTTGAAACATTTAAAGTCTTTTTCATATCTGCATATACATTTTCCGTACTCTTTTCGCAAGTCTCGTGTTTGGTTCCtgttatattagatttaaattctttttgtcgtaaataaacaaataaatcatttactttgtattttcttgctaaaaatctaatttcagATAATGATGTGTcagaattgaatatttttgaatattcattGATTATTCCACAATAGACAAATTCTAGAAAGGCTAAAGCAACATCATAGTTTGTATCAAtccaacaaattttttcttttacagtaGAGAACTCTGTATCGTTGGAAACTACATcaagcaaaatatttgaacaacGCGCATAGAAAACTAATTTGTGTGCCCAAATGTGTCTGgcattttttactaatataataatatcacttGCAGAACTATCATTTAGCATATTTCTCCAGCTTGTTGCaagaatattaagaaatgTCTTTTCTTTACAACATCTTTTGACTgcatttgaagaaaataattcttcattGTTATCCACTACTTTTAcagttttcatttcttttgtttctaGTATTTGTTTGTTATCTGAAGTAATTTTGTTATCTATGTTTTGTTCCAtaagctttttaatattttgctcttcctataaaatatgtaacatcattatat from Cataglyphis hispanica isolate Lineage 1 chromosome 16, ULB_Chis1_1.0, whole genome shotgun sequence includes these protein-coding regions:
- the LOC126855738 gene encoding uncharacterized protein LOC126855738 isoform X1, producing the protein MGMMDVEKNRLHKSNSPNKRLRLKKNYMESIDNKTYLSNDSNDNKKNDNACTSQSSCDDDSILDFKSPKRKNTVQTKIIKSNKLLDKSKKKMLCSKSKVIINGRKLEGNKLLQNKKIQHDIQQPSIESSFFKCEKKEIDSLQSSTNAKIAYVCPLCFKNFKDESLQTIHMKSCAIKNNVSTKTLMNAMELQERQAAERKSLGLLSAPILQDKKKPISRKMTSSNDPDLQLALALSKSLYEKEEMEEWDEAQILAISSNSLSDNNAEYSQKATLQSFGFTSNRNISPTKSWPTNKIKKRGKPIEPTILQRRTAAEKERILTERIAEILMAYKDFTQISQGEHTNNIKEKIVLKNQLLQQLHQTENTLWDRTRLTPTQKVFYVKQLSPHITPLEQKEQKLNEEQNIKKLMEQNIDNKITSDNKQILETKEMKTVKVVDNNEELFSSNAVKRCCKEKTFLNILATSWRNMLNDSSASDIIILVKNARHIWAHKLVFYARCSNILLDVVSNDTEFSTVKEKICWIDTNYDVALAFLEFVYCGIINEYSKIFNSDTSLSEIRFLARKYKVNDLFVYLRQKEFKSNITGTKHETCEKSTENVYADMKKTLNVSNISKSSINASPNHIYDSENVQCPQKMLSQENNDNLHSFEDNYISAKNSCLLKDEKPTLIRISEDTNSRSNTPTNLEIFTASPDMFDDTPDIMIRKSIVHSNHENHEDSNIHILFSLIKQDKDVDICSQTSLTEKKQSTEYSQLGKDIPINLDNVEQNVMEIHSDFESNSQKLFIDNKYENSLIDTPQSSKSKSIQDSSLKLTKQKSNLTLFIEEMERQNAKLDLDLDSDIQYPVEISPMKHKNPFHINRYNNFEDSQSYNDNIEQLIEAEKKPSRLSIIEQHMQSYADKNPEFYTHLSNNDVDIKQINTLHMVPTSKTTMKSSCNNTQSFTSSTEKDVNISEKIAIPITLSARCSHIETVNQSLNETVLDVETDDEEISMYSRYMKDHKENSIANYRAAIRKTGLNDSLSNKSTLSDSVTRNSDITNDTENGVLDKSVLAQKETDIIVSSDTEVESISSNVSHPIALKKDDSDYEDIMSRSMQQSKRTSEYDNQDIENKKSNQFVQIGNISKAIITDLEEEKDINSSTKSDREEFNASNTDVASNNKDCNMIFMQKKFRFNETNDDQKEKSISSPIMVLSSPEFLDVENLLLNEHCGESISETNIRESRKSDKFSINFEDEIYLANVDIDMYGKHVLEKSQSTSVLNVTELKKHSAHRRDNKNNDENIRVNNPTINSDIIPVCEKLDNNAMFLTQNFASIRKFKRKSLSEGQININKHYNREASTYASMQFKCNYNNIGNMKTALKIIEKDVTPPPDYTGMKTPELHKEMKKYGLKVQKRGRAVKLLTHIYNELHPLVPIAEITSMQEVTEISSDEDEGPPSKKRNMDNNSLEKLCDTEDSDDKLLCSQNSCSDSDISSGKDPIGKEMELSETESLLENPPNILEAFTGLLDVDKDLHNKILQYEPVNIKELHNTLRTHGFKCKLSNLMNFLDEQCITFHMPEQNARTCKRKNSSI
- the LOC126855738 gene encoding uncharacterized protein LOC126855738 isoform X2; its protein translation is MLCSKSKVIINGRKLEGNKLLQNKKIQHDIQQPSIESSFFKCEKKEIDSLQSSTNAKIAYVCPLCFKNFKDESLQTIHMKSCAIKNNVSTKTLMNAMELQERQAAERKSLGLLSAPILQDKKKPISRKMTSSNDPDLQLALALSKSLYEKEEMEEWDEAQILAISSNSLSDNNAEYSQKATLQSFGFTSNRNISPTKSWPTNKIKKRGKPIEPTILQRRTAAEKERILTERIAEILMAYKDFTQISQGEHTNNIKEKIVLKNQLLQQLHQTENTLWDRTRLTPTQKVFYVKQLSPHITPLEQKEQKLNEEQNIKKLMEQNIDNKITSDNKQILETKEMKTVKVVDNNEELFSSNAVKRCCKEKTFLNILATSWRNMLNDSSASDIIILVKNARHIWAHKLVFYARCSNILLDVVSNDTEFSTVKEKICWIDTNYDVALAFLEFVYCGIINEYSKIFNSDTSLSEIRFLARKYKVNDLFVYLRQKEFKSNITGTKHETCEKSTENVYADMKKTLNVSNISKSSINASPNHIYDSENVQCPQKMLSQENNDNLHSFEDNYISAKNSCLLKDEKPTLIRISEDTNSRSNTPTNLEIFTASPDMFDDTPDIMIRKSIVHSNHENHEDSNIHILFSLIKQDKDVDICSQTSLTEKKQSTEYSQLGKDIPINLDNVEQNVMEIHSDFESNSQKLFIDNKYENSLIDTPQSSKSKSIQDSSLKLTKQKSNLTLFIEEMERQNAKLDLDLDSDIQYPVEISPMKHKNPFHINRYNNFEDSQSYNDNIEQLIEAEKKPSRLSIIEQHMQSYADKNPEFYTHLSNNDVDIKQINTLHMVPTSKTTMKSSCNNTQSFTSSTEKDVNISEKIAIPITLSARCSHIETVNQSLNETVLDVETDDEEISMYSRYMKDHKENSIANYRAAIRKTGLNDSLSNKSTLSDSVTRNSDITNDTENGVLDKSVLAQKETDIIVSSDTEVESISSNVSHPIALKKDDSDYEDIMSRSMQQSKRTSEYDNQDIENKKSNQFVQIGNISKAIITDLEEEKDINSSTKSDREEFNASNTDVASNNKDCNMIFMQKKFRFNETNDDQKEKSISSPIMVLSSPEFLDVENLLLNEHCGESISETNIRESRKSDKFSINFEDEIYLANVDIDMYGKHVLEKSQSTSVLNVTELKKHSAHRRDNKNNDENIRVNNPTINSDIIPVCEKLDNNAMFLTQNFASIRKFKRKSLSEGQININKHYNREASTYASMQFKCNYNNIGNMKTALKIIEKDVTPPPDYTGMKTPELHKEMKKYGLKVQKRGRAVKLLTHIYNELHPLVPIAEITSMQEVTEISSDEDEGPPSKKRNMDNNSLEKLCDTEDSDDKLLCSQNSCSDSDISSGKDPIGKEMELSETESLLENPPNILEAFTGLLDVDKDLHNKILQYEPVNIKELHNTLRTHGFKCKLSNLMNFLDEQCITFHMPEQNARTCKRKNSSI